In Acinetobacter sp. C32I, one genomic interval encodes:
- a CDS encoding ANTAR domain-containing protein yields MPKLKIALIDDDQARAEYIKTCLIEHDFDVVACFTLDHLNIFKLEHLQADVILLDMDHPHRDVIESCVSNFDLPTVLFTKNTDKDTIKQAIDAGITAYIVDGIDPSRLHTILDISIEQYKKHKKLECDLKDAKTKLADRKDVEKAKVLLMQLHGLTEDTAFQLLRKNAMSHRMTIGEMARRLLDAQQLLNNQLKDE; encoded by the coding sequence ATGCCGAAACTCAAGATCGCACTTATTGATGACGACCAGGCTCGGGCTGAATACATAAAAACCTGTTTAATTGAACATGACTTTGATGTAGTGGCTTGTTTTACTCTCGATCATCTCAATATTTTTAAACTCGAACATCTTCAAGCCGATGTCATTCTGCTTGATATGGATCATCCACATCGCGATGTGATTGAAAGTTGTGTCAGTAACTTTGATCTGCCTACCGTCTTATTTACCAAGAACACCGATAAAGACACCATCAAACAAGCCATCGATGCAGGGATTACCGCCTATATCGTCGATGGTATAGACCCAAGCCGCTTACACACCATTTTAGATATTTCGATTGAGCAGTATAAAAAGCATAAAAAACTGGAATGTGACCTGAAAGATGCCAAGACCAAACTTGCAGATCGTAAAGATGTCGAAAAGGCCAAAGTGTTGCTCATGCAACTGCATGGCTTAACTGAAGACACCGCGTTTCAATTACTCAGAAAAAATGCCATGAGCCACCGCATGACCATTGGAGAAATGGCACGCCGTT
- a CDS encoding MFS transporter: MAMSLDLSAKKATSIKLFNFSAPAMRAFHMSWLAFFVCFFAWFACAPLMPVIAGEFHLTKDQIANINIAAVAITIVVRLIVGPLCDKYGPRKTYTALLLLGSIPVFGVAAANSYESFLFFRLLIGAIGASFVITQYHTSIMFAPNVVGTANAASAGWGNAGGGATQALMPLLLSALVMFGVEQAMGWRIALLVPGVMMLIVGVLYWKLTQDCPQGDFKELRAQGVVVGSDKKGGLAILMHAARNYRVWILFCSYAACFGIEIFMHNIIAMYYVEHFNFGLKEAGLAAGVFGLLALFARALGGIVSDKVALKKGLDGRTKILFLLILGEGLFLMLFAHMNSAVLAILSMTIFALFTHMACGATYALVPFIDREALGGVAGIIGAGGNVGAVAAGFLLKGMVDFQTCLMVLGGLVVIAASSVMLIRFSVEHKQKEQQLFEQAMLERSSEQSSAA, from the coding sequence ATGGCAATGTCTTTAGATTTATCGGCGAAAAAAGCCACATCAATTAAGTTATTCAACTTTTCTGCACCAGCGATGCGGGCATTCCACATGAGTTGGCTTGCTTTCTTCGTTTGTTTCTTTGCTTGGTTTGCTTGTGCACCGTTAATGCCAGTAATCGCAGGCGAGTTCCATCTCACCAAAGATCAGATTGCCAATATTAATATTGCTGCTGTTGCAATCACGATTGTGGTTCGATTAATCGTTGGCCCACTGTGTGATAAGTATGGTCCGCGTAAAACGTATACTGCATTGTTATTGCTGGGCAGCATTCCTGTATTTGGTGTTGCTGCAGCTAATAGTTATGAATCCTTCCTATTTTTCCGCTTATTGATTGGTGCAATTGGCGCCAGCTTTGTGATCACGCAATACCATACCAGCATTATGTTTGCGCCAAATGTTGTAGGCACTGCAAATGCCGCTTCAGCGGGTTGGGGGAATGCAGGTGGCGGTGCAACACAAGCTTTGATGCCTTTACTGTTGTCTGCCTTGGTGATGTTCGGTGTTGAACAAGCCATGGGTTGGAGAATTGCATTGCTTGTACCTGGTGTGATGATGCTGATCGTGGGGGTGCTTTATTGGAAGCTGACCCAAGACTGCCCACAAGGCGATTTTAAAGAACTGCGCGCGCAAGGTGTGGTGGTAGGAAGCGACAAAAAAGGTGGTTTAGCAATTCTAATGCACGCAGCGCGTAACTATCGGGTCTGGATTCTATTCTGCTCTTATGCGGCATGTTTCGGCATTGAAATCTTCATGCACAACATCATTGCGATGTATTACGTCGAGCACTTTAACTTTGGTTTAAAAGAAGCAGGACTGGCAGCAGGGGTTTTTGGTTTGCTGGCACTGTTTGCCCGTGCCCTTGGCGGGATTGTTTCAGACAAAGTGGCGCTGAAAAAAGGTTTGGATGGTCGTACCAAAATCTTGTTTCTGTTGATCTTGGGTGAAGGACTGTTCCTGATGCTATTCGCGCATATGAATAGTGCCGTTCTTGCAATCCTCAGTATGACCATCTTCGCACTGTTTACCCATATGGCATGTGGTGCGACTTATGCATTGGTTCCATTTATTGATCGTGAAGCACTCGGTGGTGTGGCAGGCATTATTGGTGCAGGTGGCAATGTCGGGGCAGTCGCAGCAGGATTCTTGCTGAAAGGAATGGTCGATTTTCAAACTTGTTTAATGGTTTTAGGTGGCTTGGTAGTGATTGCTGCAAGCTCGGTGATGCTGATCCGATTCTCGGTAGAGCATAAACAAAAAGAACAACAGCTGTTTGAACAAGCCATGTTGGAACGTAGCTCAGAACAAAGCAGCGCAGCTTAA
- the nirB gene encoding nitrite reductase large subunit NirB, which produces MKLVMIGHGMVGHKFIEAILEKADDELEITILAEEPRIAYDRVHLTEYFSGKTAKDLSLARFDFADAHGIDLRLNTKAVEINAAEQTVTTNLGDVIHYDKLVLATGSYAFVPPISGNDRENCFVYRTIEDLDAIRAASLNAKTGVVIGGGLLGLEAAKALRDLNLETHVVEFAPRLMAVQIDDLGGKVLRRKIENLGVKVHTQKATQCIEAGDSTTHIMKFADGSELETDIILFSAGIRPRDELARVSGLVLGERGGIKINDYCQTSDDNIYAIGECALWDNKIYGLVAPGYDMARIAAKHILAEETHCFAGADMSTKLKLMGVDVASVGDAHGMTPNSLSYFYADEDSLVYKKIVVDADKTKLLGAVLVGDAKEYNDLLQMMLNGLALPETPESLIMPGFADSGAKAGGSGVDLLPDSATICSCNNVSKADICQAICDGSTSLGALKKCTKAATACGGCAPLVTQVLKSELQRQGVTVNNHVCEHFPYSRQEIYHLVRVNEIKTFDDLIQQHGHGLGCDICKPMAANILASCWNDFVLEPSHAGLQDSNDYYLGNIQKDGSYSVVPRMAGGEVTPDGLIAVGQIAKKYNLYTKITGGQRVDLFGAQIHQLPFIWEELNAAGFESGHAYGKSLRTVKSCVGSTWCRYGVDDSVGLAIELENRYKGLRSPHKLKMAVSGCTRECAEAQGKDVGVIATEKGWNLYVCGNGGMKPRHAELLASDLDTETLIRYIDRFFMFYIQTADRLQRTSVWRDNMEGGLDYLKSVIVDDSLGLAEELESRMSHVIGTYQDEWRTAVEDPEIRKRFQTYINASAEQQADPHIQFTQVRDQIRPLNDAERSVDRIPMVEA; this is translated from the coding sequence ATGAAATTAGTGATGATTGGTCACGGTATGGTGGGGCATAAATTCATCGAAGCCATCTTAGAGAAAGCTGATGATGAATTAGAAATTACCATCCTTGCAGAAGAACCACGTATTGCCTATGACCGCGTACATTTGACTGAATACTTCTCTGGTAAAACAGCCAAAGACCTATCACTGGCTCGCTTTGATTTTGCAGACGCGCACGGTATTGATTTAAGACTCAATACCAAAGCGGTAGAAATTAATGCAGCTGAGCAAACGGTGACTACCAATTTAGGCGATGTCATTCATTATGACAAATTGGTCTTAGCAACAGGTTCATATGCCTTTGTTCCACCAATTTCAGGCAATGATCGTGAAAACTGTTTTGTCTATCGTACCATTGAAGACTTAGATGCCATTCGTGCTGCGAGCTTAAATGCCAAAACAGGTGTGGTGATTGGTGGTGGTTTATTAGGTCTAGAAGCTGCCAAAGCATTGCGAGATTTAAATCTGGAAACGCATGTGGTGGAGTTTGCACCGCGTTTAATGGCGGTACAAATTGATGATCTTGGTGGCAAGGTATTACGCCGTAAAATTGAAAATCTTGGGGTGAAAGTCCACACCCAAAAAGCCACACAATGTATTGAAGCCGGTGATAGCACAACGCACATCATGAAGTTTGCGGATGGTAGCGAGCTGGAAACAGACATTATTTTATTCTCAGCGGGGATTCGCCCACGTGATGAATTAGCGCGTGTCAGTGGTTTAGTACTTGGTGAACGTGGTGGGATTAAAATTAATGATTATTGCCAAACCTCAGATGACAATATTTATGCGATTGGTGAATGTGCACTGTGGGACAATAAAATCTATGGTCTGGTCGCACCCGGCTATGACATGGCACGTATTGCTGCAAAACATATCTTAGCCGAAGAAACGCATTGTTTCGCGGGTGCAGATATGAGCACCAAGTTGAAGTTGATGGGCGTTGACGTTGCCTCTGTCGGTGATGCACACGGTATGACACCAAACTCACTCAGCTATTTTTATGCTGATGAAGATAGTTTGGTTTATAAAAAGATCGTGGTCGATGCAGATAAAACCAAGTTGCTCGGTGCGGTGTTGGTCGGTGATGCTAAAGAATATAACGACCTACTACAAATGATGTTAAATGGTCTGGCACTACCAGAAACGCCTGAAAGCTTGATCATGCCAGGTTTTGCTGATTCAGGTGCTAAAGCAGGCGGTAGTGGTGTCGATTTATTGCCAGATAGCGCAACCATTTGTTCTTGTAATAATGTGTCCAAAGCCGATATTTGCCAAGCAATTTGTGATGGTTCAACCTCACTCGGTGCTTTGAAAAAATGTACCAAAGCGGCGACAGCCTGTGGTGGTTGTGCACCTTTAGTCACGCAAGTGTTGAAGTCTGAACTGCAACGCCAAGGCGTAACGGTCAATAACCATGTGTGTGAGCACTTCCCGTACTCACGCCAAGAAATTTATCACTTGGTTCGTGTCAATGAAATCAAGACCTTTGATGATTTGATTCAGCAACACGGTCATGGTCTAGGCTGTGATATTTGTAAGCCAATGGCGGCCAATATTTTGGCATCGTGCTGGAATGATTTTGTACTTGAACCAAGTCATGCGGGCCTACAAGACAGTAACGACTACTACTTGGGTAATATTCAAAAAGATGGTTCTTACTCGGTCGTACCGCGTATGGCAGGTGGTGAAGTCACCCCAGATGGCTTAATTGCCGTGGGTCAAATTGCCAAAAAATATAACCTGTATACCAAAATTACCGGTGGACAACGTGTCGACTTATTTGGTGCGCAAATTCATCAACTCCCGTTTATCTGGGAAGAACTCAATGCAGCAGGTTTTGAATCAGGTCATGCTTACGGTAAATCATTACGTACCGTGAAATCATGTGTCGGTAGTACATGGTGCCGTTATGGCGTAGATGATTCTGTGGGCTTGGCGATTGAACTTGAAAATCGCTACAAAGGATTACGTTCGCCACATAAATTGAAAATGGCGGTGTCGGGTTGTACTCGTGAATGTGCTGAAGCCCAAGGTAAAGATGTCGGGGTGATTGCAACCGAGAAAGGCTGGAATCTGTATGTCTGTGGAAATGGTGGTATGAAACCACGTCATGCCGAGCTATTGGCATCAGATCTTGATACCGAAACCTTGATTCGTTATATCGACCGTTTCTTTATGTTCTATATCCAAACTGCAGATCGTTTACAACGTACCAGCGTATGGCGTGACAATATGGAAGGCGGTTTGGATTATCTCAAATCAGTGATTGTCGATGATTCGCTAGGACTTGCCGAAGAACTCGAAAGTCGTATGAGTCATGTGATTGGGACTTATCAAGATGAATGGCGTACTGCGGTTGAAGATCCTGAGATTCGTAAACGTTTCCAAACCTATATCAATGCCAGTGCAGAACAGCAAGCTGATCCACATATTCAGTTTACCCAAGTACGTGATCAGATTCGTCCTTTGAATGACGCTGAACGTTCAGTCGATCGTATCCCAATGGTTGAAGCATAA
- the nirD gene encoding nitrite reductase small subunit NirD — translation MTSLKNIDMLPENQWVEVCALDDITPNTGVGALIEGQSVALFRVGHEKRIYALSNKDPFSQANVMCRGIIGDLQGERVIASPIYKQHFSLATGRCLEDKDQKLLVFPTKIENGRVWVGSVPQKTYITNNGAAQEKLKLVLIGNGLAGMRCLEDLLDMAPDRYDVTVIGEEPWGNYNRIMLSPVLSGEKTIDDIMLHPHAWYSDKGIQFIADDPAIKIDRTRKVVHTEKGESVDYDRLIIATGSSPFIPPVQGVDLKGVISFRDIYDVNTMIKYCETKKNAVVIGGGLLGLEAAYGLKQRGMNVTVLHLMDRIMERQLDGRASRMLRHSIEQKGINIITEANTEALIGEDGHVSQVRLKDGTVLDADLVIFAVGIRPNIALAQSAGLRCNRGILVNDTMQTFDPSIYAVGECIEHRNQTFGLVEPLWGQAFICATHLAEHGSLTFKSPTVPTQLKVSGVDVFSAGNFEPKEDYEDIILNDDKRQIYKRIIIQKDKVIGAVLFGDTEDGMWYAELIADQTPVSTFRNKLLFGKDFAMKKAG, via the coding sequence ATGACCAGTTTAAAAAATATCGATATGCTGCCAGAAAATCAATGGGTCGAGGTGTGTGCTTTGGATGACATCACACCAAATACGGGTGTGGGCGCACTGATCGAAGGTCAATCGGTTGCACTGTTTCGTGTTGGTCACGAAAAGCGGATTTATGCGCTTAGCAATAAAGATCCATTTAGCCAAGCCAATGTGATGTGTCGCGGCATCATTGGCGATTTACAAGGTGAACGCGTGATTGCATCGCCGATTTATAAACAACATTTTAGTTTAGCGACGGGGCGTTGTCTGGAAGATAAAGATCAAAAGCTCTTGGTTTTTCCAACCAAAATTGAAAATGGTCGGGTGTGGGTCGGGTCTGTTCCGCAAAAGACTTATATTACCAACAATGGCGCTGCTCAAGAAAAGCTGAAACTGGTGTTAATTGGCAATGGTTTGGCGGGGATGCGTTGCCTAGAAGATTTATTGGATATGGCTCCAGATCGCTATGATGTGACGGTGATTGGTGAAGAGCCTTGGGGCAATTACAACCGAATTATGTTGTCGCCAGTACTTTCTGGTGAAAAAACCATTGATGACATTATGCTGCATCCTCATGCATGGTACAGCGACAAAGGGATTCAATTTATTGCCGATGATCCTGCAATCAAGATTGATCGTACCCGCAAAGTGGTACATACCGAGAAAGGTGAAAGCGTTGATTATGATCGTTTGATCATTGCCACTGGTTCATCACCGTTTATTCCGCCTGTGCAAGGTGTAGATCTAAAAGGTGTGATTAGCTTCCGTGATATTTATGATGTCAACACCATGATCAAATATTGCGAAACTAAGAAAAATGCGGTGGTGATTGGTGGCGGTTTGCTGGGTCTGGAAGCGGCGTATGGCTTGAAACAACGTGGCATGAATGTGACGGTTCTACACCTGATGGATCGAATTATGGAACGTCAGTTGGATGGGCGTGCCAGCCGTATGTTGCGCCATAGTATTGAGCAAAAAGGGATCAATATCATTACCGAAGCCAATACCGAAGCATTGATTGGCGAAGACGGGCATGTCAGTCAAGTCCGCCTTAAAGATGGAACGGTCTTAGATGCAGATTTAGTGATTTTTGCTGTTGGGATTCGCCCGAATATTGCCTTGGCTCAAAGTGCAGGACTGCGTTGCAATCGAGGCATCTTGGTCAATGACACCATGCAAACCTTTGATCCAAGTATCTATGCGGTAGGTGAATGCATCGAACATCGTAATCAAACCTTTGGCTTGGTTGAGCCGTTATGGGGACAAGCTTTTATCTGTGCAACGCATTTGGCTGAACATGGCAGCTTAACCTTTAAATCGCCAACCGTACCAACACAGTTAAAAGTCAGCGGTGTGGATGTGTTCTCTGCTGGGAACTTTGAACCGAAAGAAGATTATGAAGACATCATCCTCAATGATGACAAGCGTCAAATTTATAAACGTATCATTATCCAAAAAGACAAAGTGATTGGTGCGGTTCTGTTTGGTGATACGGAAGATGGGATGTGGTATGCCGAGTTGATTGCAGATCAAACGCCTGTTTCTACTTTTAGAAATAAGCTGTTATTTGGTAAGGATTTTGCAATGAAAAAGGCAGGGTGA
- a CDS encoding nitrate reductase, whose amino-acid sequence MNSIQNLEHSRSDQAETIITKTTCPYCGVGCGVDVSVQHKAHGTTVQVAGDLEHPSNFGRLCIKGSNLADTLGLETRVLQPMFGRKNHRQVATWDQAIEKIANQFQACIDQYGADSVAFYVSGQLLTEDYYVVNKFVKGYLGTANIDTNSRLCMSSAVAAHKRAFGEDIVPASYEDFEHTDMVVLVGSNTAWCHPVLYQRIMQAKSKNPDLFVVVVDPRFTSTCEQADLHLPILPGQDVALFNGLFQHLYHHDYIDHHFVETYTEGLEALLAASESEQDFNALVKRTGISAEKIQLFFDKFAQTEKVITLFSMGVNQSSQGVNKANSIINCHLLTGKIGKLGAAPFSMTGQPNAMGGREVGGLANMLAAHLDLDNPSHQHLVQSFWNSPVIAKQAGLKAVDLFQAVESGKIKAIWIMATNPVVSLPDADQVKRALEKCEFVVVSDICADTDTTAYADVLLPALGWGEKDGTVTNSERRISRQRAFLNPPKQTKADWWAVAEVAKKLGFTGFEFSNACDIFNEHAALSAYQNASVDQRDQVENFRYFNLKGLMNLSLDEYNHLRPTQWPVWEKGQSIAVEQLFDRGSFSHKNKKAKLIPTVAIDPVHAISEDYPLVLNTGRIRDQWHTMTRTGLSANLTTHRAEPFCEIHPNDALKFGIRDKALVEVRSQWGRCVLRVTLAQGVRRGQIFAPIHWTEQVASDARIGKVVNPVVDAISGEPEFKHTPVAIQPFHTTWQGVLYVREGFEHHIKTSLQSCAWWTKIKTAKAMRYEIADRHSIDETQKNLKSFLPFVDETYEWLSLEDISSQLSHSVILKDGILIASLYIAPVDLLPNRDWVASLFKRERLSALHRKALLAGMPMSAANNDGPLVCSCFKVGKNKIIEAIKTQNITHEKQVTACLKAGGNCGSCLPEIRGLIKTCQLEAEA is encoded by the coding sequence ATGAACAGTATTCAAAATTTAGAACACAGTCGCTCCGATCAAGCAGAAACAATTATTACAAAAACAACATGTCCTTATTGTGGCGTAGGTTGTGGCGTGGATGTCAGTGTCCAACATAAAGCGCATGGCACAACGGTACAAGTTGCAGGAGATCTAGAGCATCCTTCAAACTTTGGACGACTCTGTATTAAGGGCAGTAATTTAGCCGATACGCTAGGCTTGGAAACCCGCGTCTTACAGCCTATGTTTGGCCGTAAAAATCATCGTCAAGTCGCGACATGGGATCAGGCGATTGAGAAAATTGCAAATCAGTTTCAAGCGTGTATTGATCAATATGGAGCAGACAGCGTTGCATTTTATGTCTCAGGACAGTTGCTGACTGAAGACTATTATGTAGTGAATAAGTTTGTGAAAGGCTATTTGGGCACAGCCAATATTGATACCAATTCACGCCTATGTATGTCATCTGCAGTTGCAGCGCACAAACGTGCCTTCGGTGAAGATATCGTACCTGCCAGTTATGAAGACTTTGAACATACGGATATGGTGGTTCTGGTTGGCTCTAATACAGCATGGTGTCATCCCGTATTGTATCAACGCATCATGCAGGCCAAGAGCAAGAATCCAGATTTATTTGTGGTGGTGGTCGATCCTCGTTTTACCAGTACCTGCGAGCAAGCAGATTTACACTTGCCAATTTTACCCGGTCAGGATGTGGCGTTATTTAATGGTCTGTTTCAGCATCTTTACCATCATGATTATATCGACCATCATTTTGTAGAGACTTACACTGAGGGTCTAGAGGCTTTATTAGCAGCGAGTGAAAGCGAGCAAGATTTTAATGCGTTGGTGAAACGTACCGGAATTTCTGCAGAAAAAATACAGCTGTTTTTTGATAAATTTGCCCAAACAGAAAAAGTGATCACCTTGTTTTCGATGGGGGTTAATCAGTCCTCTCAAGGAGTCAATAAAGCTAATAGCATTATCAACTGTCATTTACTCACTGGAAAAATTGGAAAATTAGGTGCAGCACCATTTTCAATGACGGGTCAACCCAATGCCATGGGCGGTCGTGAGGTAGGTGGATTGGCCAATATGCTGGCAGCACATCTAGATTTGGATAATCCTTCGCATCAACATCTGGTGCAAAGCTTTTGGAATAGTCCTGTGATTGCTAAGCAAGCAGGCTTAAAAGCAGTGGATCTATTCCAAGCGGTAGAGAGTGGCAAAATCAAAGCGATCTGGATTATGGCAACCAATCCTGTGGTGAGTTTGCCCGATGCAGATCAAGTCAAACGTGCCTTGGAAAAATGTGAGTTTGTGGTGGTTTCTGATATTTGTGCGGATACTGATACCACAGCCTATGCCGATGTGTTGTTACCTGCATTAGGTTGGGGTGAGAAAGATGGTACAGTCACCAATTCTGAACGCCGTATTTCACGGCAACGTGCCTTTTTAAATCCGCCAAAGCAAACCAAAGCGGATTGGTGGGCGGTGGCAGAGGTTGCAAAAAAACTCGGTTTTACTGGTTTTGAGTTTAGCAATGCCTGTGACATTTTTAATGAACACGCGGCTTTATCGGCCTATCAAAATGCCAGTGTTGACCAACGTGATCAGGTCGAAAACTTCCGTTATTTCAATTTAAAAGGCTTAATGAATTTAAGTCTGGATGAATATAACCATTTACGCCCAACTCAATGGCCAGTCTGGGAGAAAGGGCAAAGCATCGCCGTGGAGCAATTGTTTGATCGTGGTAGTTTTAGTCATAAAAACAAAAAAGCCAAACTGATTCCTACTGTCGCCATTGATCCAGTGCATGCCATCTCCGAAGATTATCCATTGGTGTTGAATACCGGACGTATCCGTGACCAATGGCATACTATGACCCGTACCGGTTTATCGGCAAACCTCACCACGCATCGCGCTGAACCATTTTGTGAGATTCATCCGAATGATGCATTAAAATTTGGTATCCGTGATAAAGCTTTGGTGGAAGTCCGCTCACAATGGGGGCGTTGTGTATTGCGTGTGACGCTGGCACAAGGTGTGCGTCGTGGCCAAATCTTCGCCCCGATTCACTGGACTGAGCAAGTCGCTTCTGATGCGCGGATTGGTAAAGTGGTCAACCCTGTGGTGGATGCGATCTCAGGTGAGCCTGAATTTAAACATACCCCGGTTGCAATTCAGCCATTCCATACCACTTGGCAAGGCGTGCTTTATGTACGTGAAGGCTTTGAACATCATATCAAAACATCTTTACAAAGTTGTGCATGGTGGACCAAGATCAAAACAGCGAAAGCAATGCGTTATGAAATTGCTGATCGTCACAGTATTGATGAGACCCAAAAGAATCTGAAAAGCTTCCTGCCTTTTGTCGATGAAACCTATGAATGGTTAAGTCTGGAGGATATCTCATCGCAGCTCAGCCATAGTGTGATTTTAAAAGATGGTATCTTGATTGCCAGTTTATATATTGCACCTGTCGATTTATTGCCAAATCGGGATTGGGTGGCGAGTCTATTTAAACGTGAACGATTAAGTGCCTTGCATCGTAAAGCTTTGCTGGCGGGAATGCCGATGTCTGCGGCAAATAACGATGGACCATTGGTTTGTAGTTGTTTTAAAGTGGGTAAAAATAAGATTATTGAAGCCATTAAAACGCAAAACATCACCCATGAAAAACAAGTCACGGCTTGTTTAAAAGCAGGTGGCAATTGTGGTTCTTGTTTACCTGAGATTCGTGGTCTGATTAAAACCTGTCAATTGGAGGCAGAAGCATGA
- a CDS encoding NTP transferase domain-containing protein: protein MNTEYPATDLVILAGGQARRMNGTNKLLQQFDDQIQLSKICESFKTQVQHIWVNSHRDNSIYKQIEPDIRCYADDQNGFLGPLMGMKSAWSHLQADYALFIPCDVTYIPSQVVLKLHRALQKQPLAQVAYVNINGDALYPFCLLKRESISVLEQAIAENKLSLRDCFKQLDAQVVAFQKQGLFCHSINSLDELQQYKQMKVFKQSISG from the coding sequence ATGAATACAGAATATCCCGCTACAGATCTAGTGATCTTGGCGGGAGGGCAAGCGCGCCGTATGAACGGGACCAACAAACTGCTACAACAGTTTGATGACCAGATTCAGCTGTCAAAAATATGTGAAAGTTTTAAGACTCAGGTTCAACATATTTGGGTGAATAGCCACCGTGATAACTCGATATATAAACAGATTGAACCTGATATTCGATGCTATGCAGATGATCAAAATGGTTTCCTTGGCCCGTTGATGGGGATGAAAAGTGCTTGGTCACATTTGCAAGCTGACTATGCTTTATTTATTCCCTGCGATGTGACCTATATTCCTAGTCAGGTTGTGCTTAAACTGCATCGTGCTTTGCAAAAGCAACCGCTGGCGCAAGTGGCTTATGTCAATATCAATGGTGATGCCTTATATCCATTTTGTTTACTTAAGCGAGAAAGTATATCGGTATTGGAGCAGGCGATTGCTGAGAATAAACTGAGTTTGCGAGATTGTTTTAAACAATTGGATGCACAGGTGGTGGCATTTCAAAAGCAAGGCCTGTTTTGTCATAGTATTAACTCATTAGATGAACTGCAACAATACAAGCAGATGAAGGTTTTTAAACAATCTATTTCTGGTTAG
- a CDS encoding YbfB/YjiJ family MFS transporter → MTEPAKNSNRALQSAISAALIMAIGMGFGRFAFTAVYPHMIDEGIINLQHASLAASANYAGYLLGALFAIKMKPQQSYLGSIVATVGSVLCLILLSCIDTIGLIILIRGLAGVFSAFAMVSVSLWLLEQQKQTQQAPILYAGVGLGIAISAELLVYGTHLGWHSKILWLLLGLSSLILGGIAMFGLSRAQPNNVSTQQISSTNSKIPHAYALILIYALAGFGYIITATYLPLLVKQALPNIDAAQIWAIFGLGAILSCFFWHRIHRSFGTQVALSSNLGLQAFGVVLPILLPTTLGYLSSALLVGGTFMGTVTIAMPVAQRIARQAQNNLIALMTVMYGIGQIIGPIVANALFTIYHTLNSSLITAATALLIATVISLKSAEAIH, encoded by the coding sequence ATGACTGAGCCAGCAAAAAACAGCAACCGTGCCCTGCAATCAGCGATCAGTGCAGCCTTGATTATGGCAATTGGTATGGGTTTCGGGCGCTTTGCGTTTACTGCGGTCTACCCGCATATGATTGATGAAGGCATCATCAATCTACAGCATGCCAGTTTGGCTGCTTCTGCAAACTATGCGGGCTATCTGTTGGGTGCTTTATTTGCGATCAAGATGAAACCACAGCAGAGTTATCTCGGTAGTATTGTTGCTACTGTGGGTAGCGTCCTTTGTCTGATCCTACTCAGCTGTATTGACACGATTGGCCTGATCATCTTGATTCGTGGTTTGGCTGGGGTTTTTAGTGCTTTCGCCATGGTGTCTGTCTCATTATGGTTGCTCGAACAGCAGAAACAAACACAACAAGCCCCCATCTTGTATGCAGGGGTTGGGCTTGGTATTGCAATATCTGCTGAACTATTGGTCTATGGCACGCATCTAGGTTGGCACAGTAAAATACTATGGTTATTGCTCGGCCTATCCAGTTTGATCCTTGGCGGTATCGCAATGTTTGGTTTATCGCGGGCTCAACCGAATAATGTTTCAACTCAGCAGATATCGAGCACAAATAGCAAAATTCCCCATGCATACGCTCTGATTCTGATTTATGCCCTGGCAGGTTTTGGCTACATCATTACCGCAACCTATTTACCTTTATTGGTGAAACAGGCCTTACCGAATATTGATGCGGCACAGATCTGGGCAATCTTTGGTTTGGGTGCGATTCTTTCGTGTTTTTTCTGGCATCGCATCCACCGCAGCTTTGGTACACAAGTCGCTTTATCTTCTAATTTAGGATTACAGGCTTTCGGTGTGGTATTGCCCATCCTTCTACCAACCACTTTGGGTTATCTGTCGAGTGCATTACTCGTGGGTGGAACCTTTATGGGAACGGTTACGATTGCCATGCCGGTTGCACAGCGTATCGCTCGCCAAGCACAAAATAATTTAATTGCCTTAATGACTGTCATGTATGGAATAGGTCAGATCATTGGTCCAATCGTAGCAAATGCCCTATTCACGATCTATCATACGCTCAATAGCTCACTGATTACCGCAGCTACAGCATTATTGATTGCAACAGTGATTAGTCTGAAATCAGCTGAGGCGATCCACTAA